A stretch of Lathyrus oleraceus cultivar Zhongwan6 chromosome 6, CAAS_Psat_ZW6_1.0, whole genome shotgun sequence DNA encodes these proteins:
- the LOC127097701 gene encoding protein indeterminate-domain 5, chloroplastic, which produces MERTSLFITPEFINDMAASSSSASLFGFREEDPNQMNQQQHSLPPSSTTAAPAPAATSQKKKRNQPGTPNPDAEVIALSPKTLMATNRFICEVCNKGFQREQNLQLHRRGHNLPWKLKQKTTKEPKRKVYLCPEPTCVHHDPSRALGDLTGIKKHFSRKHGEKKWKCDKCSKKYAVQSDWKAHSKTCGTREYRCDCGTLFSRRDSFITHRAFCDALAQEGPRQPPITLTGAIGSHLFGSGGSGGGGGNNNNSMGLNLSQVAPQMPNMQHQQDHHNNSATEILRLGAAASRTGQFDHHNILQSTFRPNSFFNNNIHDPNQNYVSDQGLMMQQTNNNTANNSNLFNIPNFLSSNSTTNTNSSNNSFSEHLNMNNEGTNFFTGSGGTSSAPSLFSNCFPQGGGNSSNNNINAVTAISSMSATALLQKAAQMGATSSNGNGTTATSLLKSFGNNTPATNSASSGGVGTGAGVAGAGGGEHNRILQMGGGSVNYGFGGGNNEQSNLQDLMNSFAATGNASIFETGRGGVGLGSGGADSSQLTRDFLGVGEIVRNMSGVVGGQREQQQQQQNHQHAAAAFNLPVSMEGDQRNIHAAQSFGGGGRGGAGGGAGAGNFH; this is translated from the exons ATGGAGAGGACAAGTTTGTTTATCACTCCTGAATTTATAAACG ATATGGCTGCTTCATCTTCTTCGGCATCACTTTTTGGATTCAGAGAAGAGGATCCAAATCAAATGAATCAACAGCAACATTCCTTGCCACCGTCATCAACAACTGCAGCTCCAGCTCCGGCTGCAACATCTCAGAAGAAAAAGAGAAACCAACCTGGAACACCAA ATCCAGATGCAGAGGTGATAGCACTATCTCCCAAGACCCTAATGGCAACAAACAGGTTTATCTGTGAGGTATGCAACAAAGGGTTCCAAAGAGAGCAAAACCTACAGCTCCACAGAAGAGGACACAACTTGCCTTGGAAGCTTAAGCAGAAGACAACAAAAGAGCCTAAGAGAAAGGTTTATCTCTGTCCTGAGCCCACATGTGTTCATCATGACCCTTCCAGAGCACTCGGTGACCTCACCGGAATCAAGAAACACTTCTCTCGCAAACACGGCGAGAAGAAATGGAAGTGTGATAAGTGCTCTAAGAAATACGCTGTTCAATCTGATTGGAAAGCACATTCCAAAACTTGTGGCACCAGAGAATACAGGTGTGACTGCGGCACTCTCTTCTCCAG GAGAGACAGTTTCATAACTCATAGAGCTTTCTGCGATGCATTGGCTCAAGAGGGTCCAAGACAGCCACCAATAACCCTAACTGGTGCCATTGGATCACATCTTTTCGGAAGTGGCGGCAGCGGCGGAGGTGGcggcaacaacaacaacagcatgGGTTTAAACTTATCCCAAGTTGCTCCACAAATGCCCAACATGCAACATCAACAAGACCACCACAACAATTCAGCCACTGAAATCCTGCGACTCGGTGCAGCCGCGAGTCGAACCGGACAATTCGACCACCACAACATTCTCCAGTCCACTTTCAGACCTAATTCCTTCTTCAACAATAACATTCATGATCCAAACCAAAACTATGTTTCTGATCAAGGATTGATGATGCAGCAGACTAATAACAACACCGCCAACAACAGCAATCTCTTCAACATTCCGAATTTCCTTTCGAGTAACAGTACTACTAATACTAACAGTAGCAACAACTCATTCTCCGAGCACTTGAATATGAATAATGAAGGGACAAATTTCTTCACTGGATCAGGTGGAACAAGTAGTGCTCCATCACTTTTCAGCAACTGTTTCCCTCAAGGAGGTGGAAACAGTAGCAACAACAATATCAATGCTGTTACTGCTATATCTTCAATGTCAGCAACTGCACTTCTTCAGAAAGCTGCTCAAATGGGTGCAACTTCAAGCAATGGAAACGGTACCACCGCAACTTCGCTTCTCAAGAGCTTCGGAAACAACACTCCTGCTACTAATTCAGCTTCTTCCGGTGGTGTTGGTACTGGTGCTGGTGTTGCTGGTGCCGGTGGTGGCGAGCATAACAGAATTCTCCAGATGGGAGGTGGAAGTGTAAACTACGGTTTTGGCGGCGGGAATAACGAACAGAGTAATTTGCAGGATTTGATGAACTCTTTTGCTGCTACCGGGAATGCTTCAATATTTGAAACGGGAAGAGGAGGTGTAGGGCTTGGAAGTGGAGGTGCAGATAGCAGTCAACTAACTCGTGACTTTTTAGGAGTTGGTGAGATAGTGAGAAACATGAGCGGTGTTGTTGGAGGACAAAGggaacaacaacaacaacaacagaatCATCAACATGCAGCAGCTGCATTTAACCTGCCAGTTTCCATGGAAGGAGATCAAAGAAACATTCATGCTGCACAGTCCTTTGGAGGCGGAGGAAGAGGAGGAGCTGGTGGTGGAGCAGGAGCAGGAAATTTTCACTAA